A window of Polypterus senegalus isolate Bchr_013 unplaced genomic scaffold, ASM1683550v1 scaffold_5575, whole genome shotgun sequence genomic DNA:
gatgtaattagaactACTAGCGGTCcgcggaagtccaatgatccccagtaagagccacaaagtccgctttctgtaatgcatctaattttgcttgcttttcagtgtgcagaaaaccatgcttttatcaaggccatttcgggtagtcttttgaaatgaaattttgcgATCAGTTGTAGGaacacgctttattccgactctaacatttttgtagctgtgatatgtgcatcagtgtaatcaatgtaccaggaaatcatgcattgacaaaagttcccctttgcttggaattgaaagtgtgattaaatgcattattttttgacgcgttatggagtacatgcatcgaagcttctcagctgtgcttgtgctaagaaaagtaaacattttaaaaataacgcaacatgattctgcgttaacgcatatttttcatacgtcccaaaccaaggagatgcgagtgtaaaatgaaacgggaagcgcgcgtacatactcagtgcatcccttcacgggaatcgaacctcggatgtcgagTGCTATAGGTGAAGCCTCTACAAGTGAGCCACGGCGTGTGGCatatctatttgagagtatgtagatcgaggtatatatatatatatatatatatatatatatatatatatatatatatatatatatatatatatatatactagcagaataccagccatagcggagaagtagtgtgttaaagaacttatgaaaagaaaagcaaacattttaaaataacgtaagatgattgttaatgtaattgttttgtcattgatatgagtgttgttgtcatatctatctatctatctatctatatatatatctatctatatatatatatatatatatctctatatatatatatatatatctctctatatatatatatatatctctatatatatatatatatatatatatatacacacacacacagacacatatataaacatatatatatacatataaacatataaacatatatatatatatacacacacatctatacagatatatatatatacagtatatacacatatatatacaaatctacatatatatctatatatatatatattagggtagGACTCGattagtttaagtactttaagtacattttcagaatagtatcgtctttaaataataaccaaaatttcaccataaagtgcagtttttcttcttaaaaaaataagtcagaaacataaaaggtaatttgaccagcttactctttaaactctgagtaacattagccaaaattattttgtacattaggctaaaactgtgatcattgaacattttgtaattagatgtatttagaattactagcggtcacggaagtccaataatccccagtaagagccacaaagtccactttctgtaatgcatctaattttgcttgcttttcagtgtgcacaaaaccatgcttttatcaaggcttactttcgggtagtcgaaatgatcagtcgtaggagcagcgctttattccgactgtaacatttttgtagctgtgatgtgtgcatcagtgtaatggatgtaccaggaaatcatgcattgacaaaagttcccgtttgcttggaattgaaagtgtgattaaagagttatttttagcgttatggagtacatgcatcgaagcttctcagctgtgcttgtgctaagaagcggaaaattttaaaaataacgtaacatgattctgcgttaacctaatatttttcatacgtcccaaaccaaggagatcacgaggtaaaatgaatcgggtagcggcagtacatagtcagtacatcccctctcgggaatcgaacctcgaatgtcggcgttagaggcgaagactctacaattgcgccacagcgtgtggcttgtctatgctaaagtatgtattgtagatcggggtatatatatacatttatatatatacccgtgtatcgcagtggagaagtagaagttatgaaaagaaaagggaacattttaaaaatagcgtaacatgattgtcaatatacagtaattgttttgtgagtgttattgaatgttgctgtcatcaaggatttgattatcattatttctttcaatcaggctcgtatttgtaggatgtgttcaagttacattccgtgtttgtcaatcgttgtaagataagaggtttcattcatcgattagttccttactgcatcaataaacagctcgtcttcctttttatctgtgatgtgacaaactgcatgcacgggttttttttttttttacactgtcttcctttagcaggacattcacttttccaccacgatgctttgtttccgcagtagctgcacttatgaatatgcttgtatgtatcaggcgcttcagattttttgctgccttctcaattgttttgttttgttcagcactctttggaactgttgcttttgtctgtgcactcgcgtcagttcacgtgagcagcttggtgttcttgcatcgaaggttcccagctgtgctggtgccatctcatgtgatgtccatggctgtatgtaatgttagttaagaccggcacttaaaactttctctcgcagtttagctgaatttgtgccaaacaccaccctgaccatctcatcttcctctgcataagcacagtccttcacccgtgaatatttagctgcagtgcttctattggattgccgctggcggacggccttatatgggcaggcactaaattacaagcgccagcgcagcctgtgtatgaacttaatttaaactttagggttacaccatgctttgtttccgaagtagcagcactcatgaatatggttgtatatgtcagtcgcttcTTATTGCCGCTGCCTTCTcaactatataatgcatgttttgctcagcgcttttttgagctcttcctggttttctacgtactgcgttgacagtcagttcatgtgattacgtgggaggcgtgatgatgtcacatgaaactcgccccatggccatccagctcaactccattacagtatatggagaaatagcttccagttatgaccattacgtgtagaatttgaaatgaaacctgcccaacttttgtaagtaagttgtaaggaatgagcctgccaaatttcagccttttacctatcacgggaacttggagaattagtgatgagtcagtgagtgagtcagtgagggctttgccttttattagtatagataattaaacatgttaggacggtgttgcagcgctagcaaggattgttcctgcctcggcTGTATTCTTGTTGGGGCTGGGgctgacactggaaggatagatggatagaataattaaacatgttcaacgaagatatttcaatgttccttaaaagttttgaagaatcaagcgttctcagcttacagatggcttaacaatCTATTACAATGCTGAtagtgtggcgattgggtatttgtagAAACTGGGGGTTTGGTAAGTGAGACAGGGACAGCAcaaatgcaataaagaaaaccCACTCAGAACATCCATTGATTTCCGTGTTCATGTCTCCGACCACCAAATCATGAACCCAACATTTAcgcaatatttaagttaaacctgtgggatacccattcatacatccagttttttgaagcatcgtcacacctgccataaaagttctctacactgaagcgttcacctggggaccccttacgcATGAGGGAGCAGCACTAACGCCAcataccgtgcatgtttaatacctgctttaatgcatttcaatctgaaaatgatatcaagtatttatgttagcattctaaattttcagagagcagtaatatcatgaagtgaatgtattctgtacattgatcgctgcctgcgcctcctcttagtcgcggaggaagtcagtttaaggaGAACgcgtagcaattaacaactgggtcgggaaacacttaacacaaagcatttaatgtgctacattaatttcgacagggtttgagaaaatctagtaaattaaacattgattttagggtgaggtttagtttacgacattctactttaatgacaaaataaactgagaataaagtagaaatgttgactttaatttcgacataagcgtcaagattaaagtggaaatgtgagAGATAAAGTCAATATATGACTTTATtctacatatagtttttttttcttccgtgtccgtatttttttttccttcactgtggccctaatatgaTTCCATAGGGCtgtaccacaaatagcattataaatgcaagttgcagttttattatttatgtatacattatagcttgaagcaaggtccatattaatgcaatttgccttaatgagggttcagttggtaaagatgtcatcaccaagttgcacttgttttattttatttttatttggtgaatactgtgtaatggacctgggcttgaagtcttgaattaatagtattattactggaagttgcactattatgtattgttattatttattagtttaaatattatacagtttaatgatggtaaagttgtttaaaaagtcactttaacatgtcagcggacagagattgttaacattaacggAAGGTGTAGTTggatgtacaaaaaaatatttactatttattccttttctaagacattttcagtgcaatacaagttttgacaagcacctctggatattttactaagtctaaacgtctctttggatggttgaaaatatgttctcaaaattttagtttaagttgtttgcaaaattcgTTCAATAAacaggttctatattttgactgcaactgtcatggaatgtgattccttctcttcattagtgccactcccttgaaaactatcactttatggggccatgcacaaacctgtattaatacttgtgtgcacattaaaattttttttgtacaatgtacaattctcatgacagtggaataggttattcttagccagtctactgcagtaattgcagtggaaaatgtagtTACCATCCATTCATGCATAGGGAAAAATTCctttgaataccgtgaaaccgtataattatgaaaaataccgtgatatagaatctTGGTCATGCCACCCAGCACTAGTAGTCAGTATCTAGTTTTAAAGGTCAAATGTTCAAGAACTGCCCACAGCCACAGCGAATTTATAAATCAGGTAGAAAGATCAGCATGTATGTCACACTTTAACAAACACCCTCCAAACATGGGACGTACATTACTTGTTAGTATGTAAACATATCCAAATAAATATACACTTACCACTTGACTAATGTCATAACCCCATGGCAAAAATAACACTCCTGTGTTGTATTTCTCCCAGTGTGAAAggataaaagaaaacagaacaacCCACAGAATGAAATAGAGGGTACGGACACCCACGCCAGTTTCTCCTCTTCCAAAGATAGAGTAGACTGTCACAACAAAGAATATGCAGGCCCAGCTGTCTAGCCCATGATCAAATAATTCACCCAATGGTGTGCTGGAATTTGTCCTTCGAGCTTGTTTTCCATCAACACCATCTATAAGacattacaaaaattacaaatagGTAGAGATGTAAGTGTCCAagataaaaattgttttttaaatgttgctctTGATGACAatcttaaaaatgtatgtttaactGACATAATCCATAATCAAaaaacttcaaataaaaaaaatatattggatTTAGAAATTGATGAGGTGGAGATGTTTGCATGCAACAGGACTACTTAAACCACTGCTTTTAGTCTTTGTCTCCTGCATGTATATACATTTGTTCAGAGCACCTTGCTTTTTCAGAAAGACTGAGAATTGTGCTTAAAAGGGTGTATATTCCACATGAGTGTGGCTAATACTCAAATGGAAAAGACAGTGATCGGCTTAAAATTGTCAAAGAACTTACCATATCTGAATCAGAAAGATTTAATGCAGTTCTAAGGTAGTTATGGATTGTTCAAATCATATCTTAGGATATTCATAAGCATATGATACCAGCAAACTAGGTCAAATGTAAAAGACATTTGGTTAACATAGATGCGCACAGACTTATTTTCACTGGGTGGCAAGTTAAACTCTGAGTTTTAGAATGATAGGATCAAAAGTTGGACATGTTTTGAGATTATCTAGATGCAAGACTCTGCTAAGAATAAATTAATTCAATACAGTCTAAGAATTGTTCCTGCTTTTTAAAGAATGGAGAGAATATGTAGTTTAGACAAAACACAAGCACAATACCGCATTAAGTGATTAATGACTGTGTATAGAGTATTAGAATGCTTTATGCCTGCTCCGTATGTACTGATGCAAACATAAATGTCAGAAGAGCAAACCTGACAAAGTGATTTACTtataaaaagcaaatttaaaaagtgtgttgTTACAAAAGCAAATTTAGTTTGTTTAGATGGAAATATCCATATTATTCTTAGCATTTACTGATTCATGTAGCAATAATGTAatactttaatttgtatttttaagatTGATAACCAATATTTCTTTTTCAGCCACTGAACAGGAAAATGTCAATGATGATTATTGACGATAATGTCTTCAATAAAGTGTCATTACATAAAATGGTTTTacttaaaatagaaatgtaaaagaaataatttttaaaaatccatactaacctaaAGTATAGGCAATGAAATTCAGCAAACCAGCTGCAATCCACACCCAACTTGGCACATGTACATGGCCTGGTGCTTTTGGAAAAAGTGATAAATTAGATTAACAAGGTACATAAAAGTACAATCTAAATGCAGAATTtgttaaaacagaatttaaacaacATGAACActctaaatatttatatttgtttttgcataaaacagaaaaaagacaaatttccaagGTTAGATTTTTAATAACACCAATTATACTATAAACACAAGCATGAGGCAAAAGGATCAtattatacagttaggtccataaatatttggacagagacaacttttttctaattttggttctgtacattaccacaatgaattttaaatgtaacaactcagatgcagttgaagtgcagactttcagctttaattcagtgggttgaacaaaaagtggGTTgaatccgagttgtttcattaaaattcattgtggtaatgtacagaaccaaaattagaaaaaggttgtctctgtccaaatatttatggacccaacTGTAAATTTAATGGTCTGCAAGGGGTTGTTTCATACTTCCCTTATGCCTTGTCACTGCACTTTATCATTTTGCTTTAAattgtacttttgttttgttacagacagacagacatagtgccctccataatggtTGGGACAAACACATCTTTCATTGATTTACacatctgctccacagtttaaaattacaaattaaacaattcagacacAATTAAAGTGCACGTTGCAAACTGTCATTTAGGGGTATTTACATGCAGAAATTACACTTTTTCGACATAgtctccccatttcagggcaaCATAAGGTTTGGAACATTTGACAATACAGTCATTggtgattactcaggtgtgtttcattgcttcattagtgcaggtacaagatacctaggcttgcttctacctacagactacctttgaagtctgtagttgccactcttcaaaatgaaaacaacaactgtgccaataaagtcaaagaaaccattatgaaactgaaaacaaagataaaactaCTTGAGACAGTGGTacaaccttaggattacctaaaacAACTGTCTGCAATATCATTAAGATGAAAGAATGCACTGGTAAACTCAGTAAATCGCATatagggactggtaggccaaagcTCTGAACTGCTGATGACAAACAAGTCCTCactattgtaaaaaaacaaaaaaaacaaaaaggaaaggcCCCAAAGGCATctccgacagatcagaaacagtcttcaggacacagatgtactgtagatgtgtcagagactactatcCACAGAAGACTTAATGAAGAGAAATACAGATGCCACATTGCAAGATGCAAAACACTACTGGTTCCGCCAGAAAATAGATGGCATCACGAGGAAGGAAAATTATGTAGATATGctgcagcaacatctcaagagTTCAGCAAGAAACTTGAAGCTCAGATCTTTCAAATAGACAATGACCACAACATTCCCTCCAGAGTTGTTGTCCTTAACCCATTTTGCAACAAAATCATAGTATTGGAGTGGCCATCGCAAAGCACTGACCTCAGTTCAATTGAAAATTTGTGGGCAAAACTGAAAAAGCATGTGTGAGCAACAAGGCCTACTGAAGAACCTGTCTCAGTTAAACCAGTTCTGTCTGGAGGAATGGACCAAAATTCCAGCAATTTAATGTAAGAAGCTTGTGGAATCCTACCCAAAATGTTTggctcaagttaaacaatttaaacgCAGTGCTACCAAATATTAAGAAAGTTTATGTAAatttgtgacccactggaattgtgatatagtcaatgaaaagtgaaatactatgtctgtgaacattgttggaaaaattaattttgtcCTGTACAAAGTAGAAGTTTGTGaggggttataaagtgagtttaaAAGAATTCACCAAGTTTATGTAAACTTCTTACTtcaactgtatatacacacagacacacattcatacaatgcaataataaaacagaTGAACTGTTGTATgggtaaatataaaataaaaataaatgactcaaaaataaacattttatttccatttcctAGGCTCAAACGAGCAACACAAGTGCTACCTGTTAGGCAATATATATGAAATGTCTCTCACAAAACTAAATGCAAATGGTGagatttacaattataaatatctttacaacagtaaATGATTTACTAACTTTCATGTGAAAGATCAAATTCCAAATTTCAGattataaaacattaatttcaCAATGCTCTACTTACCTGAGGCATAAAAGTCACTGTCAAAGGCAGCCAACATTAGAAAATTAAGAACAAGAAACATAAACCCTGTGAAAGTGATAAGGTTTGGTGCTAGCCATGTGGGTAAAATCTatgggttaaaaagaaaaaaaaaagaaagttactaAATAttcaatataattaattttttaaataaggcTAGTCAACAAAACTTTCCGGAACACTTATATACTTAATTTGAATCCCAAACGAAAAGGATGTAAAAGTAGGGGATCAAAAGTCACGTTCATGTTGGCAGTGTGCAGGCACCATTGAAAatttactcaaaatgctttttaaataaactatacACACATGGTGATACATAAATCATAGAATGTACTGGTTAAACCTTATTTGCAGCAACACAGTGAATCCTGGTGATTTTTAAGATTAAGACTAGAAAATTCTAATAGGAATTTGAAAGTAATTAAGATGAAAAATTCTGATAATTGgtagcaaagaaaaaaagtgatGTAATTGAACAGATGAACAAATACACCCGCTGAGGAAATCACTGGGATATACTATAATAATACAGGGAAGAGCCTCCTTttactctcaaaacagcctcattATCTTTATAGCATGGATTTCACAGGatactggaaacattcctttgagattctgatcCATGTTAAAATGATTGCAACATGCAATTCCTGCAGATTTCTCAGATTGACATTCATGCTGCtaatctcccattctaccacatcacAAAGGTGCTCTATCAGATTCAGATCTGGTGaatgggaaggccactgaagtaCACTCAAtgccatgttcatgaaaccaaatTGAGACAACTTATGTTTTGTGGCatagtgcattatcatgctggaaataGACATTAGAAAATTAATTAGTAAATGGTGGCCACAAAGGGATGCATATGGTCaccaacaatactcaaataggctgtggcattcaaggtATTAACAGACCTAAAATGTACCACAAAAAATGTcctcaccattacaccaccagcagcaTCAATCTAGACTACTGACACAAGGCAGATTGGGTGCACAGATTCATACTGTtgttgccaaattctgaccctacaatCTGCTTGAGCAGCAaaactgagattcatcagaccagactacATTTCTCCAGTCTTCAACTCTCCAGTTTTACTGAGCCTGTGCTCAGTGCAGCCTAGGCttttgttcttagctgacaggagagAAACCAGACACGGTGTTCAGCTGTTATAGCCCATCCACCTTAAGATTCAATGTGTTGGGCTTTTgagattctttttctgcccaccACAGTTGTATAAAGTGGTTATCAGAGTTGCTGCAGCCTTTgtgtcagcttgaaccagtctagccatttttttctgaactctctcatcaacaagacaTTATCTTCTACAGAATTGTAGAAAATCACAGGAGATCAGCATTTACAAAAATCCTCAAACAAGCTCATCTGGCACCACCATTCATGACATGATCAAAATTGCAGAATCACATTTGATGTTTTATATGAACATTAGCTGAAGCTCCTGTCCTGTATCTGCATGACTTTATATGCAATAATATCATACTTTAAAGCACTACATTTACATCCACAATTATACTTTTGGATAGGATAACATGCATCAGACAAAATATGAACTAAACAATATGTATACTTCATCAAAACATTCTGCAAGAagcattatttttctttgcatgGATATACCCAACAGCTGTTCAGAGTATGCtgcattttcagagatattgtatATGGTACTCATATGGGCACTTAACAGTACAGGTAGATATAGCACAGATTTGAAAAGGTATGCAAGTATGCATTTATGTATTTGCAATGGAGTACAGATTTACAAATGGCACTTTCTatactgtttcttaaaatgaaacacatacaGATCTCTACAGTGAGGGATTTATAGTACCACCTGGTCAAAATCGTGGAtgaggttagatagatagaaagatgttAGGAGGGATCATGAGATTGCTTGACTAATGGATCTGAGAAGCAGaagttttacatgcatttttgggGGCACTGACAGTAAGGAGGAAGCTAAACCTTTGAAGAAGTCTTTCAATTAGCATGCCAGTTTATACCCTCCATACTCTTGAGTTTATAAACTCTTGATTAATAAAGAAGAATAAGCTTGTGAGAACATCCAAGAAAGTAAGTGCCCCTGCTTAGGGTGGGTGGGTTCAAATGACATGACAGAGAGTGGAGCTCAACAAATTCCAAGTAGCTCAGGGTAGACTCCAGATGAAGAGGTCAGTTGAACTTGTTTGAACATGAGGTGAAAATGCCAAATGGCTAATTCCAGTTCAAAAGTATtatggctgcggtgggctggcgcctgcccagggtctgtttcctgtcctcgccctgtgttggctgggattggctccagcagacccccgtgaccctgtagttcgggtatagcgggttggatgatggatggatgaaaatattaTGGCCATGACTCTTTAAGCAATAAGGTGCTATAAGCTGGAAAACTCATTGTCTTGCtacagtaacataacaaaaaaaaaaaagcttaaaaactcaCTATgttctttaaaacagaaaattacccaaagagacaaataaaaacattttttcctgtAGGTAAAATATCATGAAGAACTAACATAAGAATTAATAGTAGTATGCGCATCGCTTTTACTACTGCATAACCTAGGCTAAAGATTTGGTTTATGATTATTTGGTTCTGTTTGTAATGAGTGACAAAATGCATTagtaactttagtttttttaaatctcattAGTGGCTAATAAATTctcaaacaaaaaggaaattctgttttttgtctacatattaattagattttttgtaGATATTTTACTGCTGCTTGTGCTGTAATTGCTTTTGGAATTACACTCTAAAATGAACTTTAAGCTTTACAAAATGCTTTGCTATACTGCTCCCTAAAAGTAGTAATAATGTAACATAAAGCAATATTATTACTTACCTTAACAAAAGAATTCCAAAATGGATGCATAACATAAATGGATAAAGGGTTGGAATCAACTGCACTGTACTGAAACAGAAAGGACACCAAATTAGTAATAATTTCATTACACTCATTTTTATAACTATTAAGTTGCTTTTA
This region includes:
- the LOC120519318 gene encoding ethanolaminephosphotransferase 1-like, with amino-acid sequence YSAVDSNPLSIYVMHPFWNSFVKILPTWLAPNLITFTGFMFLVLNFLMLAAFDSDFYASAPGHVHVPSWVWIAAGLLNFIAYTLDGVDGKQARRTNSSTPLGELFDHGLDSWACIFFVVTVYSIFGRGETGVGVRTLYFILWVVLFSFILSHWEKYNTGVLFLPWGYDISQV